The DNA segment CGCCCGCCTCGTGCAGCAGCCGCGGCATGATGCCTCCCCAGGCGGGCGGCACCCCGAGGCCCAGCTCCGGCAGCCGGAAGCGGCAGGTGTCCGCGCCGACCCGCAGATCGCAGAAGACCGCGAGCCCCACTCCGGCTCCGACCACGCCGCCGTGCAGGCGCGCGACGGTCACCGCGTCGGTGCTCGCGAGGGCGTCACACACCCGCCGCGCCTTGTTGCCCAGGGCGCGCAGCGCCACCCCGCTGGGGTCCTCGGCGAGCAGGGCCGGGAACTCCGCCCGGTCGCCGCCCAGGCAGAAGTCCTCCCCCGCGCCGGAGAGGACGAGGACCCTGATGCCCAACTCCTCGTCCAGAGCGCCCAGTACGACGAGGAGCTCGTCGAGGATCTCGCCCGAGATGGCGTTGCCCGTCTCGGGGCGGTTCAGCCGCACCCTGAGGACGGGCCCCTCGTGCGTCACGAGAAGGGACTTGAAGTCGTGGATCATGGCCGTTCCTTGTGGTGAAGTTCCGCTGTGCGGGAGACCGGTGCCGGGTACGTCAGACACGGACGACCGGAAGTGTGATCAGGCGGCGGAAGGCCACCCGCGGCTCCCAGCGGGGAGAGCCGCCGATCCGCAGGCCGGGCAGGCGCTCCAGCAACGCGGTGAGCAGGCAGTCGGCCTCCATGCGGGCCAGCGCGTTGCCGAGACAGAAGTGGATTCCCCCGCCGAAGCCGAGATGGGCGGGCCGGCGGCGGATGTCGAAGGTCTCGGGAGCGGCGTAGTGGGCCGGGTCGTGATGGGCGGCTCCGGCCATGAGCTGCACCATCTCGTTCTTGCGGACGGTCACCCCGGCGAGTTCGGTCTCCTCGGGGGCCACCCGGCTGATCATGTGTATCGGGGCGTCGTAGCGGAGCGCCTCGTCGATCGCGTCCGGGAGCTGCTCGGGATGGACACGCAGCCAGTTCAGCTGGCGGGGATGCTCCAGGAGCAGCCTGACGGTGCCGGAGAGCACATGCGACGTCGTCTCCAGCGCCGCCAGGAGCATGAACAGCGCGAGGGAGTACACGGCGCCGTCGGCGGCTTCGCGGTCGGGTTCCTGCGCGTCCCAGACACGGAGCCATGCCGACACCGGGTCGT comes from the Streptomyces angustmyceticus genome and includes:
- a CDS encoding enoyl-CoA hydratase/isomerase family protein, which gives rise to MIHDFKSLLVTHEGPVLRVRLNRPETGNAISGEILDELLVVLGALDEELGIRVLVLSGAGEDFCLGGDRAEFPALLAEDPSGVALRALGNKARRVCDALASTDAVTVARLHGGVVGAGVGLAVFCDLRVGADTCRFRLPELGLGVPPAWGGIMPRLLHEAGAARIRELILTADTFGAATAQELSILHKVVPEAELDGAVTRWIKPLVRRSPSSLRTAKLMLNAYANANRLADATLFDAELLSSALTAAAARS